A window of Rosa rugosa chromosome 7, drRosRugo1.1, whole genome shotgun sequence genomic DNA:
ttctcaaaatttctaataaaaataggaattttattttttaaaaattgatattcaatttgggaaaaaaaaaaaatttgtcattcttttattcttaaaaaaaattatttctcaaGTTGGAAATACATTTTTTCATGTTTAGGCAAATACACCCTCGGGTTATTAGGGAGATTTAACGACAATAAGTTATGTGAAAAATGGATATTAAAGTGAATGAGTTAAATGATAACTCCATAACCATTTATGATTTTTTACCTAGTCTTTAAAGCCAAAACTCCATATATATTGTAAGAAGAATTAGTAGAAACGTAAATTATATATGAATTTTCACGTGCCTGATCTTAttgcaaacaaacaaaaaaaattccttaTCAAATTAAAGATTGAACAGAGCAAGCCTTGCTTCACAATTTGGATCTTTGGGTGCGGTTCTTCTCCTTTTATGACTTTGAATTGTCATGGGCGTaagttcaaaaacaaaaatgagacCAAACATCTGACAATTATGAAGGTGGTTGTTGCACGACAGAATCAAACTCGTGTCTAGCGTCCACCGAAGTCTAAAAAATTGGTGAGTGAGGACCTTCCCCCTTTCCCATTTTAGTCTAAGCGGTAAAATGGAATATGCGCGATTTTTATTGCTGACTTTTTATCGTATCGTTCGAATAGGTCTGTAATTGTATGTCAAGATCACATGAAGTTTTGGGTGCATCGTCTGGTCCTGGATTTTCAGAACCAAACCAGCCGATCTCTTGTGAGTTGTGACACTAACTTAGCACTGCATTGAACTGGGCATGGGGACCCTTTTAGTTGTCATGAAAAATGACACTCTCCCACCACATCATGATTCAGACCATTAATGCACAGAAACAAAGTCAAACAAATTTGAGTATTGAATATGTCAGCCACCGAGAGGTCGAGAACTAATGTGAAGAGAGAACAGCCATTACAATTGAATTTACAACCTCGTTAGTTACCACATGTTCTTTCGTCTTTAGTCTTTACCGCATGTTTTCCCCTTCTCCAAATAGTTATTTCTTTGAATTCAAATtaacataataataataataataataattcttaAGTTCACTTTATAAGTGCATAACCCTTAATGAATATGtttatctatattattattaagagaacgGGGGAGGATTCATTGCcccgacgtgcacttgcaccgacataaatggatggttagattatatatatatatattttttttttttgatcaggtaAATAACatttcgtgagtcgaactcacaacctcccacttacgaaggggagactatgccgctagaccaaatggtactgggtcAATGGTTATTAATACATccttaggttattaataaaaatattaattataaatatcaatggTTCAggtcatcttataagtgttgggtcatttgcaccgtcggtgcatagaataattttcaTTAAGAGAACTCACTTTATCAGTCAAAGTGGGTGTGAAATAACATAAATATTTTTAGACCATAggctatattaaaaaaaaaaaaaaaaaaaaaaaggtgggtTACATATATGAAATTGTCACTAAAATCATTACTGGTAAAAGTAAAAATATTGTCCAATACAACAATACTCTCGGATTTATATTGTATCCTTCATACGTGTTCAATGCATTTCTAACCATTCAATTTGATTTTGTATTTGATTGATTCCCAATCTTGGTGATCCTACATGTGTGAAaatcatagtttttttttttttgatcaaagaagaacttcattaataatgaactgcttacaatgAGTTTTAGGCGACATCTCTGAATCAGAAATAGcctctagacttcacactggaactctatactgactgactctaaacttgcactacaactgtatgacaaagacaaaagcgcaggagcagtgaatcctTGACATCTCACCTCTCGTCCAGCAGGTAAGAACTTCTAAaactagacaactcacttgtgtcgacactaaactcaccaaccagagtcctcctAACCAGCTTtggatcgaccaagccaacactcattGTGACCTATACTCGACCAAAAAGATTGCCAGACATTCAGACCTGGGACTAAAGAAAACACCATCACCACCCTATTGtcaacaccatccatccaccaCTCCTCCAAATCGCCATTGCCTCCGACCCGATCCCAGACAGgaaggacccactagaaggccaaggatgattgtctatgccatAGCCAGACGTtttcgccaccgctgctgacccaactccagaacaggaacgtcccactagaaggccgaagagaagattgtctctgccacaACCTGCAGTGGCCTATTTCTAACAAAACcttaaaataaaaccaaaccctaaagcACTAGTAACAACCAAGCCCTAAAGGTAGAAACTTATTAACCCAACTAACAAAAcaacctaaaaataaaaataaaaaacatccCATCTTGGACCCAGAGTGGAACCCCAGGCCCAGACCAGGCCCACCATGGAACAAGCCCAGAGAGGCTGCAACTCTTACTCCCAGCCCACGACTGCTTCTGCACGGGCAGCATCGTCATCACCCCTCCATCACCGACGCGCCACAGTTGCTGTCGGACCCCGCCACCATGGCCAACAATGGCACAGCAGAAACCGTCCCCTACCACCTCAATCCCAGATCTGGGGAGTACAAAACCAGAAACCAGATCAACTCCTATCCCTCCGTCGCCCTCCCCAGACCCTCCGTCGCCCACCAGATGGACGATCTCAGCTAGCGCCTCCATCGAACACTGTGTTCCAAGGTCCGAAACGAGGCCACCACCAACCATCAATGGAAGTGCAACCGAATCCAGTCACACACCCATAAATAGGATCCGGAGAGCATCTCAGCCACAGGCCCAGCCACCACCATCCGCCGCGAACCCCCTACCCGTGTAGATACCGCCCTTAACTGGAAGAAAAGTCGATTGAACCCTCTCAGCCTTCCATCCCGACCACCAGAAACATCAAGCTCCCATCCGGCCACACTCAATGGACGCCGACGAGGCCAGAGGCCTGCGCCAGCGCCGTGGCGCAGCCGGACGAGAAAAAGCCAAAGAAACGACAAGggaggctagggtttttgttttgCTGTGTGAAAATCATAGttagtgatttttttttactataCACGAATAAAACACATATTTACAATTTTTCTCAAAAATACTTTCGTACTTCGTATTTTGAAAATGGACTATTTAAATTTTCTATACTTTTGAAGTCAAAAATATTATATACGTACTATACGCGATTTTTACGttctttttctttgtattttcacatattattgaacaaaaatgaatatagtttaatattttaaattctaaagactaattaattaattaaaaatattttgccaAACTTTTCAACcaattatttaataaaatgtCAAAATAGTACacatatgtattttttttcaCGTCCTTATACGCATTTAGTATTTTACTAAATACGGTGAAAACTTAGagtaagttcacccgttgggtcaccgggtcacctactattcactgctttttagtgtatattttcattctctgggtcacgaaatacactgtgctcgtgactcagggcacgaaatacactgtgcaggtcaccatggtgactcagaacactgtaccgggtgacctatggcacgaaatacactgtgctcgtgacccagggcatgaaattaacactaaaaagtagtgaatagtgggtgacctggtgacccaacgggtgaacttgcccttaGGTTGAACAATGTAAGTAGAACAAGTGCAAACAAATGGATTCAGAATTCCAAATGTCAACTACTTTCGAATTTTCGATAGCTAGGCAACCGTTGCGATGATGGGCATGTGTTTATTAGCACGACGCCAAATCCACAGGTAGTAAATAAGGGCCAGGACGCCAGGTTCGGTTTGGTAGAAAAGGTAAAGCATCTAAAAGCAGTAAAGCCTACACGTTTTCAGAGCTTTGTTTGCCGCGCGCGTAAAAAGCAGCgagaaaattaaaatcaacgCGGAGGAGAAAGAGCAAAAGAAGATCACAAGGGCACATGGCCTCATCAATGTCCTTCACAGCTCCCTACGCCCTCAGGTCTAGTAGTTAACTCACATTCCTCCCATGACCACACACACTTTTTGAGCTTCTCCTTCTCCCATATCTCTGTTAATTGTTCTTGTCTGGTCTATTATTTCCTCCCCCTTTCACCGTTTTGGGGCTCCCAGATCTCTCTCATGTGCCCAGCTAGGCAAAACATGAGGTTGTGATTTCTATGATCTTAAACATGACCCACTTCCACACCCCCTTTGCACTAATCACCACTTCCCTTAATCATTGGTCACTAAGCCTAGACAAATGTGGGTTTGCTTATACACAATCACAGCTACTGCTTAGCTGCTTCTTATCTTATGCGAGTCACATACGCTTCTCCATCAATCCAGCATCGAAAGTTGCAAAAGTTGGGTCTTCCACACATTTTTAATTCTTAATTTTAATCCTACTCCAAAAGGGTAATAGTTTCTTAACGCTAACAATCAATCCAACATTAAAAAAAGTCGTGTTCAAAGCCAAAAGGGTAATAGTTTCTTGATAATTCAACATAAAAGAATCATTATTTCATTGTATGTGCTTGATTTGTACTGTACCAACAAAATTTAGGTCAATTCCAACCCTGAATATGATCATACAAAATTACACAAAAGAATGTAATTTATtgctaaattaatattataaaCAAGTAACAACAAAATTTGGAGCTATGGAgggaataaaagaaagaaagaactaagttttttttttttttgacaatatCTTAATAAGAATTCTATTCTTTTGCTCttattgtttatttgtttgctAACAATCCCTATAGACAGAAGAATCTATTTCTGAAGAACAAATTTGCTTCATGATTATTGAATAAAGTTCATCATGATTACTATTACCGCGTTGAATTACTGCGTGGGATAAAAGTGACCCAGGTGCCAGTGAACTCGGGTCCGGGATCGACTCGGTGGACGTGACCAAATTGATGTTCTTCGATATGAACTCGTTCCCCACGAGTTGACTCAGAACCCCCGACTCGGTCACGGggctcttcctcttcctctgctGCTGCATACTCGCCCTGACGATTTCCGTTAACACCGTGGCTGACATTCGCCGAATTCCGCGAGCGCCGCCGGTGATGACGGCCGAGTTAACGGGGCAATGGGACTGAGCTGGGTCCGAGTTTTTCTTGCTGCAATGCTTGTTGGACATTGTGGATAACAGAACTGACTCGGCGCTCTTGTGCCTGACTCGGCCGAGTGGGTCGCCGAGTACGACCGAGTTCTTGACGTCCACCAGCATAACATGCTTGAAATTTCGTCGGACGCGGCCGAGTAGCATCGGGTAACAAGCCCACCTTCGTAGACTCATTGGAGCCACATGGTCTAGGAACCCATCCAGCGAGTTCTCCGGGTCAAGCTCGCCCACCTCGAACCCCACCACCGACCCGTAGCTCAACTGAGTCGACTCGGCCGCGTCCGCTTCACTGGAATTGCTGTGCATACTCCTCTTCCCCCACAGCGGCTCTTCAGTTTGCTTCTTCCCAAGTTTGAGAAACTGAGTGACATCGAAACCGGAAGTGGGTTTGTGTTGTGGACTTGTTATGTTCGATTGGCTGTAATGGCGGACGAGGTTCAAGAACGACTCGTTCTCTTCTTGGATTGCTGAACCGAACTTTGATGAAGTTGAAGATgcgaagatgaagatgatgtcGGCGCGAGCGGTGAGGCCGGACCTGTGCAAGAGTCTGATAAACAGTCGGAGCTCTGGTTCGGTGACATCCACGTCTACATGACCCACAACAAGATCGGTCATGGCTTTAGTGCCGCGCCTGTATAAAGTGCCCATTCGCTGGAGAGCGAATTGGTTATTGCTCCTTATGGGATAGAGcagtttctgcttcttctgcttCCACATTTTGCCGAACCAAGACGAAGAGAGGAGCAGACTGTGGTTGGTGTTTGTGTAAACGACATTACTGGGCTTGAAATCGGGGTTGTTCTGTGTGTTTGCCGGTGGAGAATTCTGAGAGAGAAATCTTCTGGAAGCGGTGGAGATTGGGTGGGTTTTGGAGTTGGGTTCGAAGGTGGAGAGGGTGAAGAGGAGGAGGGTGATGAAGACTAGAAGGGCACAAATAGAAATGGTGGACTGAGCTTTTGAGAGAAGAACATTATTGGAATTGCTTCGTTTGAAGGAAGAGGACGGTGAGGAtgttgttgaagaagaagaagaagagaagagcaTGTTGCTTTTATCAACAATGGCGTTGGCGGTGTTATCTTCGGGGAAGAAGACTAGAAGTAAACCCATGCCCCAATTTTCGCCGGAACTGCCAGGAGAACTGCTAGTGGTGCTCTTTGGCTTGGCTGTAAACCCCATGACCCTTTTTGTTCTCACCCTCTCTagctttccttttctttgtttggtagGCGGATAAGGCTTGGCTTGTTTTTCTGTGCGTGCGGAAGTGTATGTACGCATTTGGCCAAAATTACCGTGGTGACTttgtaacccaaaaaaaaaattaccgtGGTGACCGCATGTGGTCCACTTGCTTTGGCCTCTCTTGCTCTAAATCCcatgattgatgatgatgatttcaGCGTTAAACGTGACATAAATACCTGGTACGTAAACAATGTAATTCGGTAATATATAAATACACGGGAATATACGCGCAGTAATTGCTACGAGTTTAATTATAGTTGCCATAAGTTCTCCACTTTACTTAACAGATTAGCCCCAAGTTGTGAGAGAAGGAAGAAGTCAAGAAGATTGTCATAGGATTCGGATAGATTATGAAGAAAAAATTACCCTCAAATAACAGAATAATCAAGTTAAGTAATCAAATATGTCATAAATGAAGATTAGATCATAAGCATAATTGTTGACACTTTATTCTCAGTTACTttacaatttccttttcttcttttctatgggtaattatttcttttttggtaacctcttttcttttcttgattttttttttaattcgcTTACTAGTAAATTAATTTGTTGTcttacatgtgtgtgtgtgtgttcggTTGGGTAGTAAGACAATGACTTTCAATTTGATGAAACGCGAACATGGCAAAACTAAAGTGAATAAAAGCTACACTAACAACTATTTATCCAACATCACAAAATTGACTTAAATCATGTTGTTCTCACACAACCAACAACAGCATAACCCAAAATGAATCCTTAAACCTAAATCATTATTATCGCCGCAAACTATAGCTAGCAAAGCCGCCATGTAGTGGACATATAACGAAGATGACCAAAAATAGTTGGACATATAACAACAAAATCTTCaatttagagcaagttcacctgtTGTCACTAGGTCAGAcactgttcattttttttttccacccgTTGGGTTTAGATCACTGGGTCAACTTCTAAATTGATCTGGGCCATTCTCTAGATCAGTTTGGAAATTGACCCAATGACTCAGACCCGACTGATGGAAACAAACATagaaaagtagtgaatagtgtaTGACTCAGTAACCAGTGACCCTAACCTAGTAATCCAACTGGTGAACTTGCTAGGGAAATAATTAAACTTATGAAAAAATGAGAAATGGtagaaaataaattttaatGGAAAGAGCTCATTGATAGAAAAGTTGAAAAGAGCTAGGTGATGGAATACTTAAATTTAAGAATCATGGAATCACCCTTAAAAGTAAGCTTTTAAGGactaaaaaaattaagaaaccaATGGAAGAGAAAAGGCGAGAACTAATTGAGGAATTTCCCCAACTTTCTCAACTCAAAGAACCAAGAATTTTACTATTATCTCTTCCGTGTCCATTTCTAAAGTTTAGGAACGACTATACTCCCCTTCCCCACACAAAAAAGGCCCTCTTCCCCACACATTGAAATAATTAGTGTACGTAACACAGTGACCGACAGGGCAACATTTAATTTGGTTACAAACAATCCTAGCTACTAAATGGGCACCTGTACGTGAGGTGTTATTGATACATGCAACAACTAACAAGTGGATCTGGATTCTAAATAATAAAATTGCTGAGATTGAACAACAATTATAATCTTTTTCCTTGTCAACTTAGGAATAATTTCTGCCAAAAATTGTATGTTCTAGTCACGTTTACTATTTAAGGACTATTACATAGAATCCAATCATCCACTTCTAACAGTGATCAACTACTATACAAATTGCATTTTGCAATTCTATTTGTCTGGTGGTTTCCACTTTGTCTGAATATGAGGATGGATGGTTTTGTAAGACTCCACTACGGGGGGAACAAAACAAGATAACTGCACAAAACTCATCCAACTACGACTAGGCTCAACTCACACAACTAATTACTTGATGTCTTTTTTAGTTACAAATTTGAGCTAATAGGCTTATCAATAGGCGTCGTGCATGCCCTCCTTTCATCACGAGCTACTGAGTTTGCTTAATTAATTCTTCTAAttgaaatcttttttttttttttttgaatgaagggctggtgcggctgccctcaagccttgattaatgaaactgtcgaatacaaggggggggacattgagcctaaatctctgattacaataagcatctagagaacgtcCTGAAATAATAACAAGAGCCTCTACCAAATGAATGTattgaactaggcaccaactagcaaatagTGCACTACTGGCTACtttatttgctttgacataacggaaagataactcaatatgtaacccgattacaacgtacCATAATTACCATaaacacagctttcctactatatTGCCACCGGAGgttaaatccgacgacacttagcttcaccctgccactaggcggtagcaACCATTtgactcgccgcctacctagagcagacaaggcacatagagtgcatacacaggcatTCAACTAGACTAGCTCTGTAAAAAAGATGCAGGGATTTATTACGCGCCAAAGgtgtcacaccccaaacccgagaccaatattatattgaaatatggtacccgaattcgtgatgtgggttgtttcaaacaaaacttcctcaaagaataaattaaagtaagagaatttgtaaataagtctgaatagtgcttttattaggaattgaaattattatttttacaatactgaagttgaacaaaaatatattacattatttctcttgaaatagtagtagaaaataaaacattcatttatttagagaatcaccccactttccccaagcgtctactcgttacctgaaaacaagaaggtgtagcatcatgagcaacacaagcccagtaagtacacaacttacattcttatattaatgtgtcttataagaaatcaaacttggacaaccaagttaaaatgtaccaagaaccatttataagttaatacgaattcttaaatatgtatatgtatacacacaatacacacacacatatatacaaatatattcattcgtgtgaatggtttatgaGAATGGTAATAAATCACTTaatcacatctccttattgaaccaacaaatattgcagcattaatatgtgaaataaactttaagcaatacatgcttgattctcttttcacttagcatcataacatattgataaaatatatcgcagacagatatttgatcaaaataatataagtacacttctcttcttagtgaattttcggattaactggtaacaaaacacaaatccacgtgttagggtccgacgtactatacccaaaacacgggaaaaccaggttgactggtatcaaatcataaatccacgtactagggacCGACGTACTATTCCCAAAgtacgggtaagccgcagcataccaagGACACAACCAAggcatgtatactcaaagtaagcacccttcctaagagtataatagtgcactatctgtagggactagggcccaaagctaacttccacataacaccaaaacacgtttaccagtaattcacttaagcacggggtagtactaatcacccggcttcacaattgtacttctcaaacataatcaaattcacaaaatacaatctttatgaattatatatcgtaatatatatgtatatgtacgcacacatatagatacatatatttagcaataatctcatatgaaaacatatgtaacataattgtataacacaaataagtaaattcacttgcAAGCAACATatagaataaaataaataagcttatacataattgaaatcaagtaaaataataaagcacaaacattaaatgagtaactatacacaattaataagcttgtaaataactgaaataaagtaaaataataaagtgcaagcattaaataagtatacacaatttaacaaaattatattatagttagtatttcagttcttatgtccaaatccattgaagttcatcaaccatgttcatgattctccgattagagtcatcaaacttcaaaatgtgttatattgtccatcacaagtccgaattagtcaaatgagtacaccatttcaaaggatttttcacaaggaattcagtggaataagtcatgtagtccagatcagagggatatagtccagaaagggtgaagaaccataacagtacagaaaccgatatttttgatactgacctttgatgtttaagtctttacgtacggtgtattttaccattaattctcaaactttccagatcacaagtagaggtcctaagcttcaaattgatataaagtttgtagaaaacggataagaaatgagggagatatgaatttttgaagttgtgatggctgtatgagatttccagcgagtttaaaagttgaaaactttgattagccataacttcttcatttcttaacctttttgagtgattcaaaagcctaaattaaagaacttttgatgaggaatttaatactgtaattagttttgataaaacagaatttgttatatacgaaaatacgagtttgcagcaaagcagatccttttccattttatcattgattatgcaatttgataaatcttaaagacaaaagaatataggaaggtattcatgtacttacttaaggaactcagaaggtgaggtgaagattttggtcttgaaatcaagcttggacttctttgacaaaaagggaatttcttaagagaaaaagagtgaaggatttgtgtgagaatcttgagttttctcttcaactaaggaggcttcaaatcagttttgcacttgattgttaagcttgtaggaaaatatgatagagatcatgtgtttatataggctagaaataagcataaaataagtaagtgactAATTATTGTAAGGTGAATGGCTAATCCACTAAGGTGAGTGTCTAATTAGgataaatgagaaaaataaaattaaaaagataataaaagaaagaaagcataaatcagcttgctatatatatatatgtatatatatatatatatatatatatatatatatatgtatgtatgtatgtacacacatatccatatgcacatttacccaattaataagtaaagaaaGGGATAGAATATAGGTTTTCTAACCTTTTCCAGGAGAGCCTTTCCTCTCACCCAAGTTCCAGCAATTCGCTGGTATCGATCATGCTTCCCTTCAAGATACTTGTTTGGAATTGTCAAGGTATTAACAACACC
This region includes:
- the LOC133721435 gene encoding uncharacterized protein LOC133721435, yielding MGFTAKPKSTTSSSPGSSGENWGMGLLLVFFPEDNTANAIVDKSNMLFSSSSSSTTSSPSSSFKRSNSNNVLLSKAQSTISICALLVFITLLLFTLSTFEPNSKTHPISTASRRFLSQNSPPANTQNNPDFKPSNVVYTNTNHSLLLSSSWFGKMWKQKKQKLLYPIRSNNQFALQRMGTLYRRGTKAMTDLVVGHVDVDVTEPELRLFIRLLHRSGLTARADIIFIFASSTSSKFGSAIQEENESFLNLVRHYSQSNITSPQHKPTSGFDVTQFLKLGKKQTEEPLWGKRSMHSNSSEADAAESTQLSYGSVVGFEVGELDPENSLDGFLDHVAPMSLRRWACYPMLLGRVRRNFKHVMLVDVKNSVVLGDPLGRVRHKSAESVLLSTMSNKHCSKKNSDPAQSHCPVNSAVITGGARGIRRMSATVLTEIVRASMQQQRKRKSPVTESGVLSQLVGNEFISKNINLVTSTESIPDPSSLAPGSLLSHAVIQRGNSNHDELYSIIMKQICSSEIDSSVYRDC